In Kitasatospora sp. NBC_00240, the following are encoded in one genomic region:
- a CDS encoding S53 family peptidase, with product MSHTQYTTLPDSHRVPRRGATVAGPVNPNEEINVTVYLRRDPSAPPMPDVLELAMTPPTERETPTEARLADVNRASPADVTAVRDFAAERNLAVGRVDELARSIELEGTVGDLADAFQVPLARYQYQDRNERWRTYRGRVGSIHVPADLGDVVTGVFGLDNRPIGNSLMTRRPQAATALSVDEAAIGLPSGTFLPNALDRLYDYPTGTDGSGQTIAVLAFNGDTASGPSGGYSQTALNTYFHNVLHIDPPPQITDVVVQGPGNDPGGDLAAADQNDVTIEIMLDLQVIGALAPEAEIVVYFSRFSEQGWVDVINRIVSDRRASVVSCSYGNPEDAPGLAWTASGVRHADEAFTLAAAGNVSICCASGDNGSGDIPTALVRELNLRPRSHADFPASSPHVLGVGGTRLFAQDDHTIAAEIVWDDGPDSSTGGGISRVFPVPPWQQGVTLPLTPDLPHIAGRGVPDVSGLADPVTGVMILSVDGRTLYKIGGTSAAAPQWSALLARVNQGLGAPVGFLNPLLYTELSDGVLRDITLGANGAFGSGPGWDACTGFGSPGGQALLDGLRKLG from the coding sequence ATGTCGCACACCCAGTACACGACCCTTCCGGACAGTCACCGGGTTCCGCGCCGCGGCGCGACCGTGGCCGGTCCGGTCAACCCCAACGAAGAGATCAACGTCACCGTCTATCTGCGGCGCGACCCGAGCGCCCCACCGATGCCCGACGTCCTCGAACTGGCGATGACCCCGCCGACCGAGCGCGAGACGCCGACCGAGGCCCGTCTCGCGGACGTCAACCGGGCGTCCCCCGCCGACGTGACCGCGGTCCGTGACTTCGCCGCCGAGCGGAACCTGGCCGTCGGCCGGGTGGACGAACTGGCCCGGAGCATCGAGCTGGAGGGTACCGTCGGCGACCTCGCGGACGCCTTCCAGGTGCCGCTGGCCCGCTACCAGTACCAGGACCGCAACGAACGCTGGCGCACCTACCGCGGCCGGGTCGGCTCGATCCACGTGCCGGCCGATCTCGGCGACGTGGTCACCGGTGTGTTCGGCCTCGACAACCGGCCGATCGGCAACAGTCTGATGACCCGGCGACCGCAGGCGGCCACCGCGTTGTCGGTCGACGAGGCCGCGATCGGCCTGCCGTCGGGCACCTTCCTGCCGAACGCCCTGGACCGGCTCTACGACTACCCCACCGGCACGGACGGCAGCGGTCAGACCATCGCGGTGCTGGCGTTCAACGGCGACACCGCGAGCGGACCGTCCGGCGGCTACTCGCAGACCGCCCTGAACACCTACTTCCACAACGTCCTGCACATCGACCCGCCGCCGCAGATCACCGACGTGGTCGTACAAGGGCCGGGCAACGACCCCGGAGGTGACCTCGCCGCGGCCGACCAGAACGACGTCACCATCGAGATCATGCTCGACCTCCAGGTGATCGGCGCGCTGGCTCCCGAAGCGGAGATCGTCGTCTACTTCAGCCGGTTCAGCGAGCAGGGCTGGGTGGACGTCATCAACCGGATCGTCAGCGACCGCCGGGCGTCCGTGGTCTCCTGCAGTTACGGCAATCCCGAGGACGCCCCGGGCCTGGCCTGGACCGCGTCGGGGGTCAGGCACGCCGACGAGGCCTTCACGCTGGCCGCGGCGGGCAACGTCAGCATCTGCTGCGCCAGCGGCGACAACGGCTCCGGCGACATTCCGACGGCACTCGTCCGGGAACTGAACCTGCGCCCGCGCTCGCACGCCGACTTCCCGGCGTCCAGTCCGCACGTGCTGGGTGTCGGCGGGACCCGGCTGTTCGCGCAGGACGACCACACCATCGCCGCGGAGATCGTCTGGGACGACGGCCCCGACAGCTCCACCGGTGGTGGGATCAGCCGGGTGTTCCCGGTACCTCCGTGGCAGCAGGGGGTCACCCTGCCGTTGACGCCCGACCTGCCGCACATCGCCGGCCGCGGCGTGCCGGACGTGTCCGGCCTCGCCGACCCGGTGACCGGCGTGATGATCCTCAGCGTGGACGGCCGGACCCTGTACAAGATCGGCGGTACCAGCGCGGCCGCCCCGCAGTGGTCCGCGCTGCTGGCCCGGGTGAACCAGGGGCTCGGCGCGCCGGTGGGCTTCCTGAACCCGTTGCTCTACACCGAGTTGTCGGACGGCGTGCTGCGGGACATCACGCTCGGCGCCAACGGCGCGTTCGGCTCCGGGCCCGGATGGGACGCCTGCACCGGCTTCGGCAGCCCCGGCGGTCAGGCCCTGCTGGACGGCCTGCGCAAGCTCGGCTGA
- a CDS encoding metalloregulator ArsR/SmtB family transcription factor, which produces MDAVRVVAEPRRREILRLIWDEELSAGEIAERFDVTFGAVSQHLKVLRDAGLVTLRQDGRRRYYRADQDAMGPLAAYLRTMWATRLDALAELAEQAERAGGTEDTDRAERAR; this is translated from the coding sequence ATGGATGCGGTGCGCGTGGTCGCCGAACCCAGACGGCGCGAGATCCTGCGGCTGATCTGGGACGAGGAGCTGTCCGCCGGCGAGATAGCCGAGCGGTTCGACGTCACGTTCGGCGCTGTCTCGCAACATCTGAAGGTGCTCCGCGACGCCGGGCTGGTTACGCTGCGCCAGGACGGCCGCCGGCGTTACTACCGGGCCGACCAGGACGCGATGGGCCCGTTGGCCGCGTACCTGCGGACGATGTGGGCCACCAGACTGGACGCCCTGGCCGAACTCGCCGAGCAGGCGGAGCGGGCCGGGGGCACGGAAGACACCGACCGCGCCGAGCGGGCCCGCTAG
- a CDS encoding solute carrier family 23 protein has translation MGRFGWKLHGDGRNPAVGEVVKPDERLTWGRTVGLGAQHVVAMFGATFVAPVLMGLDPNLAVLVSGVATVFFLLATGGRIPSYLGSSLSFVGVAAVIRAQGGDSATLTGALLVVGAVLTACGAVVRAAGARVIHAVLPPVVTGAVVMLIGFNLAPVAAGTYWPQDQWTALLTMTFTGLALVVLRGFWSRIAIFLGLLFGYAVSWLFDRIFGRIHSADGSGAVTDHWRLDLSGVGRADWIGFPTLHGPSFSASAILVALPVVVALIAENAGHVKAVGEMTGDPLDDRLGQAVMADGAATMMSTAVGGPATTTYAENIGVMAATRVYSTAAYWCAAGFAILFGLCPKFGAVVAAIPGGVLGGITVVLYGMIGLLGAQIWIHNRVDLTNPLHLVPVAAGVIVGIGGVTLKFTETFELGGIALGTLIVVLGYHGLRLAAPAHMKHPQAATLDAGAAEYDDGAGH, from the coding sequence ATGGGCCGCTTCGGGTGGAAGCTGCACGGTGACGGGCGCAACCCCGCCGTGGGGGAGGTGGTCAAGCCGGACGAGCGGCTGACCTGGGGCCGGACGGTCGGCCTCGGCGCGCAGCACGTGGTGGCGATGTTCGGGGCCACCTTCGTGGCGCCCGTCCTGATGGGGCTGGACCCGAACCTCGCGGTGCTGGTCTCCGGTGTCGCGACGGTCTTCTTCCTGCTGGCGACCGGCGGCCGGATCCCCTCCTACCTGGGCAGCAGCCTGTCGTTCGTCGGGGTGGCCGCCGTGATCCGCGCCCAGGGCGGCGACTCGGCCACCCTCACCGGCGCCCTGCTGGTGGTCGGCGCCGTCCTGACGGCCTGCGGCGCGGTGGTGCGGGCCGCGGGCGCCCGGGTGATCCACGCCGTGCTGCCCCCGGTGGTGACCGGCGCCGTGGTCATGCTGATCGGCTTCAACCTCGCCCCGGTCGCGGCGGGCACCTACTGGCCGCAGGACCAGTGGACGGCCCTGCTGACGATGACCTTCACCGGGTTGGCGCTGGTGGTGCTGCGGGGCTTCTGGTCCCGGATCGCGATCTTCCTCGGCCTGCTCTTCGGCTACGCGGTGTCCTGGCTGTTCGACCGGATCTTCGGCCGGATCCACTCCGCGGACGGCTCCGGCGCCGTGACCGACCACTGGCGCCTCGACCTGTCGGGCGTCGGCCGGGCGGACTGGATCGGGTTTCCCACCCTGCACGGCCCGAGTTTCTCGGCCTCGGCGATCCTGGTGGCGCTGCCGGTGGTGGTGGCGCTGATCGCTGAGAACGCCGGCCATGTGAAGGCGGTCGGCGAGATGACCGGTGACCCGCTGGACGACCGCCTCGGCCAGGCCGTGATGGCCGACGGCGCCGCCACCATGATGTCCACCGCCGTCGGCGGGCCGGCGACCACCACGTACGCGGAGAACATCGGCGTGATGGCCGCGACCCGGGTCTACTCCACGGCCGCCTACTGGTGCGCCGCCGGCTTCGCGATCCTGTTCGGCCTCTGCCCCAAGTTCGGGGCCGTGGTGGCGGCGATCCCGGGCGGCGTGCTCGGCGGGATCACCGTCGTCCTGTACGGCATGATCGGCCTGCTGGGCGCCCAGATCTGGATCCACAACCGGGTCGACCTGACCAACCCCCTGCACCTCGTCCCGGTCGCCGCCGGCGTGATCGTCGGCATCGGCGGAGTGACCCTCAAATTCACCGAGACCTTCGAGCTCGGCGGGATCGCCCTGGGCACCCTGATCGTCGTCCTCGGCTACCACGGCCTGCGCCTGGCGGCCCCCGCCCACATGAAGCACCCGCAGGCCGCCACCCTGGACGCCGGCGCCGCCGAGTACGACGACGGGGCCGGCCACTGA
- a CDS encoding TIGR03086 family metal-binding protein, with the protein MRTALSELATLFAATADRITPEQLDRRTPCPDWSVGDLLTHLGGVLADSERAARKEPRPTEPSAPPTHPAAVARAAERAADAWLAPEALSGTTEFGPGTLPAEVAAAITMQELALHGWDLAQAAGLDHQVGEHTAKTVLGVVEQLAGQARANGSYGPPVDVPADADPFDRALGASGRTPGRRS; encoded by the coding sequence ATGCGCACCGCACTGAGCGAACTCGCCACCCTGTTCGCCGCCACCGCCGACCGGATCACCCCCGAACAGCTCGACCGCCGCACCCCCTGCCCGGACTGGTCCGTCGGCGACCTGCTCACCCACCTCGGCGGCGTCCTGGCCGACTCCGAGCGGGCCGCCCGCAAGGAGCCCCGCCCCACCGAACCCTCCGCGCCGCCGACCCACCCGGCCGCCGTCGCCCGCGCCGCCGAGCGCGCCGCCGACGCCTGGCTCGCCCCCGAGGCGCTCTCCGGCACCACCGAATTCGGGCCCGGCACACTGCCGGCCGAAGTCGCCGCAGCCATCACCATGCAGGAACTCGCGTTGCACGGATGGGACTTGGCCCAGGCCGCCGGCCTCGACCACCAGGTCGGCGAGCACACCGCGAAGACCGTCCTGGGCGTCGTCGAGCAGCTCGCCGGACAGGCCCGCGCCAACGGCTCGTACGGACCTCCCGTCGACGTCCCGGCCGACGCCGACCCGTTCGACCGCGCCCTCGGCGCCAGCGGACGCACCCCGGGCCGGCGCTCCTGA
- a CDS encoding alcohol dehydrogenase catalytic domain-containing protein, which yields MRAAVATAARAPLSLTGRETPEPGPGEVLVRITACGVCFSDLNLLRGHYPFARFPVVPGHEITGTVVALGSGVSRFEVGSAVGAQFL from the coding sequence ATGCGCGCTGCCGTCGCGACCGCCGCCCGAGCCCCGCTCTCGCTGACCGGGCGGGAGACCCCGGAGCCCGGGCCGGGCGAGGTCCTGGTCAGGATCACCGCCTGCGGAGTGTGTTTCTCGGACCTGAACCTGCTCCGCGGCCACTACCCGTTCGCCCGCTTCCCGGTCGTCCCGGGCCACGAGATCACCGGCACGGTGGTGGCGCTCGGATCCGGCGTGAGCCGGTTTGAGGTCGGCAGCGCCGTCGGGGCGCAGTTCCTGTAG
- a CDS encoding TetR/AcrR family transcriptional regulator, producing the protein MSDDESGEAVGPGASASGRGRLSRARVLAAAVALVDRAGMPALTMRRLATDLGVEPMALYRYAAGKDALLIGMIEAFYAEVNERLGPVPPDVDWRAEVHRVAAVFCAVADRHPALLPLVIARPLSVPLARRPTSMLRLNERFLGLIGRGGFDGAQALWIYRALVGWILGYLLVDKRQIVDNPDEPEPLLRLGLHRLPAAEYPRLRALAPLLAEHDAPAELAAGLDILLDALTARR; encoded by the coding sequence GTGAGCGACGACGAGAGCGGCGAGGCGGTCGGACCTGGTGCTTCCGCGTCCGGGCGCGGCCGGCTCAGCCGGGCGCGGGTGCTGGCGGCGGCGGTCGCCCTGGTGGACCGTGCGGGCATGCCGGCGCTCACCATGCGCCGGCTGGCCACCGACCTGGGCGTGGAGCCGATGGCGCTCTACCGCTACGCCGCCGGCAAGGACGCGCTGTTGATCGGCATGATCGAGGCCTTCTACGCGGAGGTGAACGAGCGGCTCGGCCCGGTGCCGCCGGATGTCGACTGGCGTGCCGAGGTGCACCGGGTCGCCGCGGTGTTCTGCGCGGTGGCCGACAGGCATCCGGCCCTGCTGCCGCTGGTGATCGCCCGGCCGCTCTCCGTCCCGCTGGCCCGGCGGCCGACCTCGATGCTCCGGCTGAACGAGCGCTTCCTCGGCCTGATCGGCCGGGGCGGCTTCGACGGGGCGCAGGCGCTGTGGATCTACCGTGCCCTGGTGGGCTGGATCCTGGGCTACCTGCTGGTCGACAAACGGCAGATCGTCGACAACCCCGACGAGCCGGAACCGCTGCTGCGGCTCGGCCTGCACCGCCTCCCGGCCGCCGAGTACCCGCGGCTGCGCGCGCTGGCCCCGCTGCTGGCCGAGCACGACGCGCCGGCGGAGCTGGCGGCCGGCCTGGACATCCTGCTGGACGCGCTGACCGCCCGGCGCTGA
- a CDS encoding response regulator transcription factor, translating to MDVTDAAATLVDARRSHELQRWQDACEAFARADGGAPLGIEDLEAWAESAHILGRGPEACRLLERAYRTRADAGEVGDAIRCAFWLHEALTMRGEFGHAGGWLARAARLARAGPGCAEEGYLLLPEAERQLAQDADAAFGTAARALELAVRCGDRDLAVAATHIQGLVRIRQERVEEGLALLDEAMLAVTAGETSPRVTGWVYCSVIAACGELQELRRAREWTTALDAWMAGRPQFVGGYSGICLIHRSELMRLLGQWQKAALQARTACERLTQGFAEMLAGAAFYQLGEVDRLRGDWPAAEQAYRRAGRYGCDAQPGLALLRLAQQLPEPAVSGVRRALAEAATRPARAKLLPAYAEIMLAAGEPDAAAEAVTELAAVAQAYDRPAMRARTEYARAAVRLTGGDSAAALTAARSAWRLWRELDVPYEAARSRVLVGLACRGLGDEDSAAGEFEAALRGFAELGAEPDRARTEVLARARPGDEVGARADERPAGLTAREREVLRLVAAGDTNQAVARELVLSEKTVARHLSNIFRKLGVGSRTAAAAYAFEHGLTRPPPGRQAGTGARVRRTTHVAGTGLHGSADAGPGPDP from the coding sequence ATGGACGTGACCGACGCGGCTGCGACGCTGGTGGACGCCCGCCGCTCGCACGAACTGCAGCGGTGGCAGGACGCCTGCGAGGCGTTCGCGCGGGCCGACGGGGGCGCTCCGCTGGGCATCGAGGACCTGGAGGCGTGGGCCGAGAGCGCGCACATCCTGGGGCGTGGCCCGGAGGCCTGCCGGCTGCTGGAGCGCGCGTACCGGACCCGGGCGGACGCCGGCGAGGTCGGGGACGCGATCCGGTGCGCGTTCTGGCTGCACGAGGCGCTGACGATGCGCGGCGAGTTCGGGCACGCCGGTGGCTGGCTGGCGCGGGCCGCCCGGTTGGCGCGGGCCGGGCCCGGGTGCGCGGAGGAGGGGTACCTGCTGCTGCCGGAGGCGGAGCGGCAGCTGGCACAGGACGCCGACGCCGCGTTCGGGACCGCCGCGCGGGCGCTGGAGCTGGCCGTCCGCTGCGGCGACCGCGACCTGGCCGTCGCCGCCACCCACATCCAGGGCCTGGTGCGGATCCGGCAGGAGCGGGTCGAGGAGGGACTGGCGCTGCTGGACGAGGCGATGCTCGCGGTGACGGCGGGGGAGACCTCGCCGCGGGTCACCGGGTGGGTCTACTGCAGCGTGATCGCGGCCTGCGGCGAACTGCAGGAGCTCCGCCGGGCCAGGGAGTGGACGACCGCGCTGGACGCCTGGATGGCCGGCCGCCCGCAGTTCGTCGGCGGCTACTCCGGAATCTGCCTGATCCACCGCTCGGAGCTGATGCGGCTGCTCGGGCAGTGGCAGAAGGCGGCACTGCAGGCGCGGACGGCGTGCGAGCGCCTCACCCAGGGCTTCGCGGAGATGCTCGCCGGCGCGGCCTTCTACCAGCTCGGCGAGGTCGACCGGCTGCGCGGGGACTGGCCCGCCGCCGAGCAGGCGTACCGCCGGGCCGGCCGCTACGGCTGCGACGCCCAGCCCGGCCTGGCCCTGCTGCGACTGGCGCAGCAGCTGCCGGAGCCCGCGGTGAGCGGTGTCCGCCGGGCGCTCGCCGAGGCCGCGACCCGGCCGGCCAGGGCGAAGCTGCTGCCGGCCTACGCGGAGATCATGCTGGCCGCGGGCGAGCCGGATGCGGCGGCGGAGGCGGTCACCGAGCTGGCCGCCGTCGCGCAGGCGTACGACCGTCCGGCGATGCGGGCACGTACCGAGTACGCCCGGGCGGCCGTCCGTCTCACCGGGGGCGACAGCGCCGCCGCGCTGACCGCGGCCCGGAGCGCCTGGCGGCTCTGGCGGGAGCTGGACGTTCCGTACGAGGCGGCCCGCTCGCGGGTCCTGGTGGGGCTGGCCTGTCGGGGGCTGGGTGACGAGGACTCGGCGGCCGGTGAGTTCGAGGCCGCGCTGCGCGGGTTCGCGGAGCTCGGCGCGGAGCCGGACCGGGCCCGGACGGAGGTGCTCGCCCGGGCCCGGCCCGGTGACGAGGTGGGAGCCCGGGCCGACGAGCGGCCGGCCGGCCTCACCGCCCGCGAGAGGGAGGTGCTGCGGCTGGTCGCGGCGGGGGACACCAACCAGGCCGTCGCGCGGGAGCTGGTGCTCAGCGAGAAGACCGTCGCCCGGCACCTCAGCAACATCTTCCGGAAGCTCGGGGTGGGCTCGCGGACGGCCGCGGCGGCGTACGCCTTCGAGCATGGGCTCACCCGGCCGCCGCCGGGCCGCCAGGCGGGGACCGGCGCCCGGGTGCGCAGAACCACCCACGTCGCCGGCACCGGGTTGCACGGTTCTGCCGATGCCGGGCCGGGCCCCGATCCGTAG
- a CDS encoding ABC transporter ATP-binding protein has product MSQRAASTPAAATAAAPAPMVLVEDLRRSFGSGPQAVHALRGVSFSAARGELTALKGRSGSGKTTLLNLVGGLDTPTGGRVELEGTDLAGLDEDGRLALRRDRIGFVFQSFGLIPVLTAAENVGVPMRLRKLPAKQREERAHTLLALVGLADHAGRRPGELSGGQQQRVAIARALANEPALIIADEPTGQLDSETGHSVMELLRAVVRSEGVTALVATHDPALMELADRVVELRDGRIAEQELSGRS; this is encoded by the coding sequence ATGAGCCAGCGAGCGGCAAGCACACCGGCGGCTGCAACGGCAGCCGCACCGGCACCCATGGTGCTGGTGGAGGACCTGCGGCGGAGCTTCGGCAGCGGACCGCAGGCCGTGCACGCCCTGCGCGGGGTCAGCTTCTCCGCCGCCCGCGGCGAACTCACCGCGCTCAAGGGCAGGTCGGGCTCCGGCAAGACCACCCTGCTCAACCTGGTGGGCGGCCTGGACACCCCGACCGGCGGGCGCGTCGAGCTGGAGGGCACCGACCTGGCCGGGCTGGACGAGGACGGCCGGCTCGCGCTGCGCCGGGACCGGATCGGCTTCGTGTTCCAGTCCTTCGGCCTGATCCCCGTGCTCACCGCCGCCGAGAACGTCGGTGTCCCGATGCGCCTGCGCAAGCTGCCCGCCAAGCAGCGCGAGGAGCGGGCCCACACCCTGCTCGCCCTGGTCGGCCTGGCCGACCACGCCGGCCGGCGGCCGGGCGAACTCTCCGGCGGCCAGCAGCAACGCGTCGCCATCGCCCGGGCGTTGGCCAACGAACCGGCCCTGATCATCGCGGACGAGCCGACCGGCCAGCTGGACTCCGAGACCGGCCACTCGGTGATGGAGCTGCTCCGCGCGGTGGTCCGCAGCGAGGGCGTCACCGCCCTGGTCGCCACCCACGACCCCGCCCTGATGGAACTCGCCGACCGGGTGGTGGAACTGCGCGACGGTCGGATCGCCGAGCAGGAGCTGTCCGGTCGATCCTGA
- a CDS encoding NAD(P)-binding domain-containing protein: protein MNEERFETVIIGGGQAGLSVGYHLAARGREFVILDGGRQVGDNWRAHWDSLRLYTPARYDGLPGMKFPGPRWSFPGKDAMGDFLAAYAERYRLPVRTGARVRQVRPDGDGYRVTVGDGELRAENVVVATGTFGREPYVPSFARELDAGIRQLHSASYRNDAQLRSGPVLVVGASHSGADIAYEASGRHRTVLCGRDTGQIPFRLGSRPMRAVAPLLWLLAGHVLTVRTPVGRKAAAEIRAHGGPLLRVRSADLAAAGVERVTDRMAGVRDGRPLLDGGRVLDVANVVWCTGFRQDFSWIDIPVFRADGWPEEDCGIVAASPGLYFAGLSFQRAFSSMLVGGAGRDARIVAKHIAAREPSAAGRAGSARPRAGAVRVA from the coding sequence ATGAACGAGGAGCGCTTCGAGACGGTGATCATCGGCGGTGGCCAGGCCGGCCTCAGTGTCGGCTACCATCTGGCCGCGCGGGGACGGGAGTTCGTGATCCTGGACGGCGGCCGGCAGGTCGGCGACAACTGGCGGGCGCACTGGGACTCGCTGCGCCTCTACACCCCGGCCCGCTACGACGGCCTGCCGGGCATGAAGTTCCCCGGGCCGCGCTGGTCCTTCCCCGGCAAGGACGCGATGGGGGACTTCCTCGCCGCGTACGCCGAGCGGTACCGGCTGCCCGTCCGGACGGGGGCGAGGGTCCGGCAGGTCCGGCCCGACGGCGACGGCTATCGCGTCACCGTCGGGGACGGTGAACTGCGGGCCGAGAACGTCGTGGTGGCGACCGGCACCTTCGGGCGCGAGCCGTACGTCCCGTCGTTCGCCCGGGAGTTGGACGCGGGGATCCGCCAGCTCCACTCGGCCTCCTACCGCAACGACGCCCAACTGCGGTCCGGGCCGGTGCTGGTGGTCGGGGCCTCGCACTCCGGGGCGGACATCGCCTACGAGGCGTCCGGCCGGCATCGGACCGTCCTGTGCGGCCGGGACACCGGGCAGATCCCGTTCCGGCTCGGCTCGCGGCCGATGAGGGCCGTCGCTCCGCTGCTCTGGCTGCTCGCCGGACACGTGCTGACCGTGCGCACGCCCGTCGGGCGCAAGGCCGCCGCCGAGATCCGTGCACACGGCGGCCCGCTGCTCCGGGTCAGGTCCGCGGACCTGGCCGCCGCCGGCGTGGAACGCGTCACCGACCGGATGGCGGGAGTACGGGACGGCCGGCCCCTGCTGGACGGCGGGCGGGTCCTGGACGTGGCGAACGTGGTCTGGTGCACCGGGTTCCGGCAGGACTTCAGCTGGATCGACATCCCGGTGTTCCGGGCGGACGGCTGGCCGGAGGAGGACTGCGGCATCGTGGCCGCCTCGCCCGGGCTGTACTTCGCCGGCCTGTCCTTCCAGCGGGCCTTCAGCTCGATGCTGGTGGGCGGAGCGGGCCGGGACGCCCGGATCGTCGCGAAGCACATCGCGGCCCGGGAGCCTTCGGCGGCCGGGCGCGCCGGGAGTGCCCGGCCGCGGGCCGGTGCGGTCCGGGTGGCCTGA
- a CDS encoding zinc-binding dehydrogenase: MVVDGGYAEYAVLKAGFVTPLPAGLDPVAAAPLMCAGLTAFNGLRLGGARAGSRVAVIGAGGIGALAVRYALAMGARVAVVGRSRRGADRAAELGAELFVATDGSDPAAALKAWGGGADLVLNAAPSTAAATAALGGLAPDGTLLLCGYGSEPLVLPTQPMVLDRLRVMASPSGSPHDLRDTLAFSAAHGILPAVTPISLDQAPAALDAMAAGQGSARSVVTFG; this comes from the coding sequence GTGGTCGTGGACGGCGGCTACGCCGAGTACGCCGTGCTCAAGGCCGGCTTCGTCACCCCGCTGCCGGCCGGCCTGGACCCGGTCGCGGCCGCGCCGCTGATGTGCGCGGGACTGACCGCCTTCAACGGCCTGCGGCTCGGCGGGGCTCGGGCCGGCTCCCGGGTCGCGGTGATCGGCGCCGGCGGCATCGGCGCGCTGGCGGTCCGCTACGCGCTGGCGATGGGGGCCAGGGTGGCGGTGGTCGGCCGGTCCCGTCGGGGCGCGGACCGGGCCGCCGAACTCGGCGCCGAGCTGTTCGTCGCCACCGACGGGAGCGATCCCGCCGCGGCCCTCAAGGCCTGGGGCGGTGGAGCGGACCTGGTGCTCAACGCGGCGCCCTCGACCGCCGCCGCGACCGCCGCCCTCGGCGGCCTGGCGCCCGACGGCACCCTGCTGCTCTGCGGCTACGGCAGTGAGCCGCTGGTGCTGCCCACCCAGCCGATGGTGCTCGACCGGTTGCGGGTGATGGCCTCGCCGTCCGGCTCGCCGCACGATCTGCGGGACACGCTGGCCTTCTCGGCCGCGCACGGCATCCTGCCGGCGGTGACCCCGATCTCCCTCGACCAGGCGCCGGCCGCACTGGACGCGATGGCCGCCGGCCAGGGAAGCGCGCGCTCGGTCGTCACCTTCGGCTGA
- a CDS encoding tetratricopeptide repeat protein, translating into MTTGTRSKTLEPIMATDGTTRATDGPARAPNGTRLAGPASEQRADYEPARPAGAVLRGATLADQGDYAGAEAVLRRAIRLGEAAHGPDDPRLAPPLRALAAIRAARGGLAEAQALSLRVLALVEDGARWQEHERRSEQS; encoded by the coding sequence GTGACGACGGGGACCCGCAGCAAGACCTTGGAGCCGATCATGGCGACGGACGGGACGACCAGGGCGACGGACGGGCCGGCCAGGGCGCCGAACGGGACGCGCCTCGCCGGCCCGGCGTCCGAGCAGCGGGCGGACTACGAGCCGGCACGGCCGGCCGGCGCCGTCCTGCGCGGGGCGACGCTGGCGGACCAGGGCGACTACGCCGGGGCCGAAGCCGTCCTGCGGCGCGCGATCCGCCTCGGCGAGGCCGCCCACGGACCGGACGATCCCCGCCTCGCGCCGCCGCTGCGCGCCCTCGCCGCGATCCGCGCGGCCCGTGGCGGCCTCGCCGAGGCGCAGGCGCTGTCGCTGCGGGTGCTCGCCCTGGTCGAGGACGGCGCCCGGTGGCAGGAGCACGAACGGAGAAGTGAGCAGTCATGA
- a CDS encoding SRPBCC domain-containing protein: MTEPVVTVERRIAARPETVFSFFADRDRWLSWMGKGGDFAFTPGGAYRTHVAADNHASGHFVEIDPPKRVVFTWGWESGGMPVPPGSSTVEITLEPEGDGTWVRLVHRDLPPEACAPHHEGWVHYLDRLVVLAEGGDPGVDSWSENTHV; this comes from the coding sequence ATGACCGAACCCGTGGTGACCGTGGAGCGGCGGATCGCCGCCCGGCCCGAAACGGTGTTCTCCTTCTTCGCCGACCGTGACCGCTGGCTGTCCTGGATGGGCAAGGGCGGCGACTTCGCGTTCACCCCGGGCGGCGCCTACCGCACCCACGTGGCCGCCGACAACCACGCGTCGGGGCACTTCGTGGAGATCGACCCGCCGAAGCGGGTGGTGTTCACCTGGGGTTGGGAGAGCGGCGGGATGCCCGTGCCGCCCGGCTCCAGCACGGTCGAGATCACCCTCGAGCCCGAGGGTGACGGCACCTGGGTCCGGTTGGTCCACCGCGACCTGCCGCCGGAGGCCTGCGCCCCGCACCACGAGGGCTGGGTGCACTACCTGGACCGGCTGGTCGTCCTCGCCGAGGGCGGCGACCCGGGTGTCGACAGCTGGTCGGAGAACACCCACGTCTGA